Proteins co-encoded in one Streptomyces diastaticus subsp. diastaticus genomic window:
- a CDS encoding lysophospholipid acyltransferase family protein has protein sequence MRATLGPVLRLMFRPQVEGAENVPGTGPVILAGNHLTFIDSLIMPVCCERPVFFIGKDEYVTGKGLKGRAMAWFFRGAGMIPVDRDGGRGGVAALMTGRRVLEEGKVFSIYPEGTRSPDGRLYRGRTGIARLTLMTGAPVVPFAVIGTDKIQPGGKGMPRPGKVTVRFGEPMEFSRYDGMDRDRYVLRAVTDSVMTEVMRLSGQEYVDMYATKAKAA, from the coding sequence ATGAGGGCCACCCTCGGTCCCGTCCTGCGCCTGATGTTCCGGCCGCAGGTGGAGGGGGCGGAGAACGTCCCCGGGACCGGCCCGGTCATTCTGGCCGGAAACCACCTCACCTTCATCGACTCGCTGATCATGCCGGTCTGCTGCGAGCGGCCGGTCTTCTTCATCGGCAAGGACGAGTACGTGACGGGCAAGGGCCTCAAGGGCCGGGCGATGGCCTGGTTCTTCCGGGGCGCGGGGATGATCCCGGTGGACCGGGACGGCGGACGCGGCGGGGTGGCGGCGCTGATGACGGGCCGTCGGGTGCTGGAGGAGGGCAAGGTCTTCTCGATCTACCCGGAGGGCACCCGCTCCCCCGACGGCCGCCTCTACCGGGGCCGCACCGGCATCGCGCGCCTCACCCTGATGACCGGCGCCCCCGTGGTGCCGTTCGCCGTGATCGGCACGGACAAGATCCAGCCGGGCGGCAAGGGCATGCCGCGCCCCGGCAAGGTCACCGTCCGCTTCGGCGAGCCGATGGAGTTCTCCCGCTACGACGGCATGGACCGCGACCGCTACGTCCTGCGCGCCGTCACCGACTCGGTGATGACCGAGGTCATGCGGCTCTCCGGCCAGGAGTACGTGGACATGTACGCCACCAAGGCGAAGGCGGCCTGA
- a CDS encoding glycerophosphodiester phosphodiesterase, producing the protein MPKSSSGQPPAGGAPRRALLGATVASAAGLALGLPQTAGTAEAAGRKRPGSFRDLPYPTVIAHRGASGYRPEHTLGAYQLALDMGAHIVEQDLVPTKDGHLVCRHENDITGTTDVADHPEFAGRKATKSIDGVELTGWFTEDFTLAELKTLRATERIPGTRQHSTLYDGRWDIPTFEEVLRWAGRQGKERGAPVWLHVETKHPTYFRSLGLGVEEPLAELLREYRRDRATSPLFVQSFEPTSIQRLHRLVGTPGVVLLSGPATRPWDFVESGDPRTVADLITPAGLKEIARYAKGIGPTLDLVIPRRPDGTLGKPSTLVADAHAKGLVLHPYTMRNENQFLPAEFRRGTDPNAYGDAFGAFRAYLDTGIDGIFSDQCDTALLAAAEHRRR; encoded by the coding sequence ATGCCGAAGTCCTCCTCCGGACAGCCCCCCGCCGGCGGCGCCCCGCGCCGCGCCCTGCTCGGTGCCACCGTCGCCTCCGCCGCGGGACTCGCCCTCGGCCTGCCGCAGACCGCGGGGACCGCCGAGGCGGCCGGGAGGAAGCGCCCCGGCTCCTTCCGCGACCTGCCGTACCCGACCGTCATCGCCCACCGCGGAGCCAGCGGATACCGGCCCGAACACACCCTCGGCGCCTACCAGCTCGCCCTGGACATGGGCGCCCACATCGTCGAGCAGGACCTGGTGCCCACCAAGGACGGCCATCTCGTATGCCGTCACGAGAACGACATCACCGGTACCACCGACGTCGCCGACCACCCCGAGTTCGCCGGCCGCAAGGCCACCAAGTCGATCGACGGGGTGGAGCTGACCGGCTGGTTCACCGAGGACTTCACCCTGGCGGAGCTGAAGACGCTGCGCGCCACCGAGCGCATCCCCGGCACCCGGCAGCACAGCACCCTCTACGACGGCCGCTGGGACATCCCCACCTTCGAGGAGGTGCTGCGCTGGGCCGGCCGGCAGGGCAAGGAGCGCGGCGCGCCGGTCTGGCTGCACGTGGAGACCAAGCACCCCACCTACTTCCGCTCGCTCGGCCTCGGAGTGGAGGAGCCGCTGGCCGAGCTGCTGCGCGAGTACCGACGCGACCGCGCCACCTCGCCGCTCTTCGTCCAGTCCTTCGAGCCGACCAGCATCCAGAGACTCCACCGGCTGGTCGGAACCCCCGGCGTCGTCCTGCTCTCCGGCCCCGCCACCCGCCCCTGGGACTTCGTCGAGTCCGGCGACCCGCGCACCGTCGCCGACCTCATCACCCCCGCCGGACTGAAGGAGATCGCCCGGTACGCCAAGGGCATCGGCCCCACCCTGGACCTGGTCATCCCGCGCCGCCCCGACGGCACCCTCGGCAAGCCGTCCACCCTGGTCGCCGACGCGCACGCCAAGGGACTCGTCCTGCACCCGTACACGATGCGCAACGAGAACCAGTTCCTGCCCGCCGAATTCCGCCGCGGCACCGACCCGAACGCCTACGGCGACGCCTTCGGCGCCTTCCGCGCCTACCTGGACACCGGGATCGACGGGATCTTCTCCGACCAGTGCGACACCGCGCTGCTCGCCGCCGCCGAGCACCGACGGCGCTGA
- a CDS encoding RNA polymerase sigma factor, which translates to MTKTERAGWLTRDAYAALRPPLARAAAAEAALSGLDAADLEQAAWLRLLERARVQGPPADPRPGLLAAVRSEARAAREPARRETARLRRPRPLATGPAGCPERRVLTQEAAAEVRRAVAALTPRCRGLLAALLSGRDLTYREIAGTLGISQGSVGPERSRCLGCLRRMLATEVGAPDPGGMER; encoded by the coding sequence ATGACGAAGACCGAACGCGCCGGGTGGCTGACCCGCGACGCCTACGCCGCGCTGCGGCCGCCCCTGGCCCGCGCGGCGGCCGCCGAGGCCGCCCTGAGCGGGCTGGACGCCGCCGACCTCGAACAAGCCGCGTGGCTGCGCCTGCTGGAGCGGGCCCGGGTGCAGGGGCCGCCCGCCGACCCCCGGCCCGGTCTGCTCGCCGCCGTACGCAGCGAGGCGCGGGCGGCGCGGGAGCCGGCCCGGCGCGAGACGGCCCGACTGCGCCGGCCCCGGCCGCTGGCCACCGGGCCCGCCGGGTGCCCCGAGCGCCGGGTCCTGACGCAGGAGGCCGCCGCCGAGGTCCGCCGGGCGGTGGCCGCGCTCACCCCGCGCTGCCGCGGCCTGCTCGCCGCCCTGCTCTCGGGACGGGACCTCACGTACCGCGAGATCGCGGGAACGTTGGGTATCTCACAGGGGAGCGTGGGACCGGAACGTTCCCGTTGCCTGGGATGCCTGCGCAGAATGCTCGCGACGGAGGTTGGAGCTCCTGACCCCGGGGGAATGGAGCGGTAG
- a CDS encoding GNAT family N-acetyltransferase: protein MGMSVIVAAAQESDAEQIFRLQYLCFQSEAERYGNYRIEALVESLDSVRASVERDCVFVARLGDEVVGAVTGTVGEDGTARIGKLCVHPRLQRHGLGARLLLAVERALTTERGASRLRLHTGHRSDLNLRLYRRAGYAAVGDTTVDGVQQIVLEKAAPTGQEYAASA, encoded by the coding sequence ATGGGCATGAGTGTGATCGTCGCTGCGGCGCAGGAGAGCGACGCCGAGCAGATCTTCCGGCTTCAGTACCTGTGCTTCCAGAGCGAGGCCGAGCGGTACGGCAACTACCGCATCGAGGCGCTGGTGGAGTCCCTCGACTCGGTGCGGGCCTCGGTGGAGCGGGACTGCGTCTTCGTGGCCCGCCTCGGCGACGAGGTGGTCGGCGCCGTCACCGGCACGGTCGGCGAGGACGGCACGGCGCGGATCGGCAAGCTCTGCGTCCATCCCCGCCTCCAGCGGCACGGGCTCGGCGCGCGGCTGCTGCTCGCGGTGGAGCGGGCCCTGACCACCGAGCGGGGGGCCAGCCGCCTCAGGCTGCACACCGGCCACCGCAGCGACCTCAACCTCCGGCTGTACCGGCGCGCCGGGTACGCGGCCGTCGGGGACACCACGGTCGACGGCGTCCAGCAGATCGTGCTGGAGAAGGCCGCCCCCACCGGGCAGGAGTACGCCGCCAGCGCCTGA